In a genomic window of Mycolicibacillus parakoreensis:
- a CDS encoding AMP-binding protein produces MALTTETTTETSETSLPALLARRAQERPDSPAFTFIDYDLDPEGFAETLTWAQLFDRTNVVAAELAAQGAPGDRVAIVAPQGLEYIVGLLGAMTAGLIAVPLSVPMLGVHDERVTGALADAAPVTVLTTSAAVDAVVACAKSVPRLNPQIVEVDTLDFAGAAVPPPQNAVSTTALLQYTSGSTRSPAGVVVTHRNIITNLQQMMADHYGGSGGVPPADTTVVTWLPFYHDLGLQFGVFYPILAGLRAVTTSPMAFLQKPARWMQLLASYPNSFSGAPNFAFELAVRRTADADLAGHDLRGVLSIASGAERVQPATLRRFIDRFEGFGLPSTALRPGYGLAEANVYLTSLDTASAPVTARFDYEKLAAGYAQRSEADASVEMVSNGTPRACTVRIVDPETRTENPAGKVGEIWAHGDNVTQGYWRNPEATARTFGAELVDPSAGTPQNSWLRTGDLGVLCDGELYITGRIKDLLIVDGRNHYPDDIEATVQEISHGRAAAITVGDDGGEQLAVIVEMRRKGSSDEDVQNRLRDAKREINAAISRYHGVHAADLVLVDAGAIPITTSGKIRRSACAELYRQRSFQRLDATYTAGLTV; encoded by the coding sequence ATGGCTTTGACGACCGAGACGACAACCGAGACGAGCGAGACGTCCCTACCGGCGCTGCTCGCCAGACGCGCCCAGGAACGCCCCGATTCGCCGGCGTTCACCTTCATCGACTACGACCTCGATCCCGAGGGATTCGCTGAGACTCTGACGTGGGCACAGCTTTTCGACCGGACGAACGTCGTGGCCGCCGAGTTGGCCGCACAGGGGGCCCCCGGCGACCGGGTCGCGATCGTGGCGCCGCAGGGTCTGGAGTACATCGTCGGACTGCTGGGCGCGATGACCGCCGGGCTCATCGCGGTTCCGCTGTCGGTGCCGATGTTGGGGGTGCACGACGAGCGTGTCACCGGTGCGCTCGCCGACGCGGCGCCGGTGACGGTGTTGACGACCTCGGCAGCCGTCGACGCCGTCGTGGCCTGCGCCAAGTCGGTACCGAGGCTGAATCCGCAGATCGTCGAGGTCGACACCCTCGACTTCGCCGGCGCGGCGGTGCCACCGCCGCAGAACGCCGTGAGCACGACCGCGCTGCTGCAGTACACCTCCGGCTCGACGCGCTCGCCGGCCGGGGTGGTGGTGACCCACCGCAACATCATCACCAACCTGCAGCAGATGATGGCCGACCACTACGGCGGCAGCGGCGGCGTGCCCCCGGCCGACACCACGGTGGTGACCTGGCTGCCCTTCTACCACGACCTGGGACTGCAGTTCGGAGTCTTCTATCCGATCCTGGCCGGGCTGCGGGCGGTCACGACCAGCCCGATGGCGTTCCTGCAGAAGCCCGCGCGCTGGATGCAATTGCTGGCCAGTTACCCCAACTCGTTCTCCGGGGCGCCGAACTTCGCCTTCGAGCTCGCGGTACGGCGCACCGCGGATGCGGATCTGGCCGGACACGACCTGCGCGGCGTGCTCAGCATCGCCAGCGGTGCCGAACGGGTGCAGCCGGCCACCCTGCGTCGGTTCATCGACCGATTTGAGGGGTTCGGCCTGCCGTCCACCGCGCTGCGGCCGGGGTACGGGCTGGCCGAGGCCAACGTGTACCTGACCTCGCTGGACACCGCGAGCGCGCCGGTGACCGCCCGGTTCGACTACGAAAAACTCGCCGCCGGCTACGCGCAGCGCAGCGAGGCCGACGCCAGTGTCGAAATGGTCAGCAACGGGACACCACGGGCGTGCACGGTGCGGATCGTCGATCCCGAGACCCGCACCGAGAACCCCGCCGGCAAGGTGGGCGAGATCTGGGCGCACGGCGACAACGTGACCCAGGGGTATTGGCGCAACCCCGAGGCGACCGCGCGCACGTTCGGGGCCGAACTGGTCGACCCGTCGGCCGGCACGCCGCAGAACTCGTGGTTGCGCACCGGCGATCTGGGAGTGCTCTGCGACGGGGAGCTCTACATCACCGGCCGGATCAAGGACCTGCTCATCGTCGACGGGCGCAACCACTACCCCGACGACATCGAGGCCACGGTCCAAGAGATCAGCCACGGCCGGGCCGCGGCCATCACCGTCGGCGATGACGGCGGCGAGCAGTTGGCGGTGATCGTCGAGATGCGGCGCAAGGGCAGCTCCGACGAGGATGTGCAGAACCGGTTACGGGACGCGAAACGCGAGATCAACGCGGCTATTTCGCGGTATCACGGAGTGCATGCGGCCGATCTGGTGCTGGTCGACGCCGGTGCCATCCCGATCACCACCAGCGGAAAGATCCGCCGTTCAGCGTGCGCCGAACTGTACCGGCAGCGGAGCTTTCAACGCCTCGATGCCACCTACACCGCGGGCCTGACCGTATGA
- a CDS encoding thioesterase II family protein, with protein sequence MTGGRTRLYVFPHAGGAPQYYAPLAKTFSGAVQCVAVQYPGRDGTHDLASFTGIPALADRVCRTLAPLDQSDAPVAFFGYSMGALLAFEVARRFEADGDPIAALFVSACAAPGRSGYDYIPESDRGLLGAVSEMTGVNPEFLEDDHFAAKILPTLRGFRAIVDYRCPDDATLSCPIFAFHGDDDEVATAEKVAPWAQRTTAAFAMREFGGHHFFLNDHLDELAGDIEGKISDYCRLS encoded by the coding sequence GTGACCGGGGGACGAACAAGGCTCTACGTATTTCCGCACGCCGGGGGCGCGCCGCAGTACTATGCGCCGCTGGCCAAGACGTTCAGCGGTGCCGTGCAGTGCGTCGCGGTGCAGTATCCGGGCCGCGACGGTACCCACGACCTGGCGTCGTTCACCGGCATCCCGGCCCTGGCCGATCGGGTGTGTCGCACGCTTGCGCCGTTGGACCAGTCCGACGCCCCGGTGGCGTTCTTCGGCTACAGCATGGGGGCCCTGTTGGCCTTCGAGGTGGCACGCCGTTTTGAAGCTGACGGCGATCCGATTGCCGCGTTGTTCGTTTCGGCATGCGCAGCGCCAGGTCGCAGCGGTTATGACTACATTCCCGAATCGGATCGGGGTTTGCTCGGAGCCGTCAGCGAGATGACCGGAGTCAATCCGGAGTTCCTCGAAGACGACCATTTCGCGGCGAAGATCTTGCCGACGCTGCGGGGCTTTCGTGCGATCGTGGACTACCGGTGCCCCGACGACGCCACGCTGTCGTGTCCGATCTTCGCGTTTCACGGCGACGACGACGAGGTGGCGACCGCCGAGAAGGTCGCGCCGTGGGCGCAGCGCACCACAGCGGCCTTCGCGATGCGGGAGTTCGGTGGCCACCACTTCTTCCTCAACGACCATCTCGACGAACTCGCCGGCGACATCGAAGGGAAAATCAGCGACTACTGCCGTCTGTCGTAG
- a CDS encoding type I polyketide synthase → MTAASGEEALRGWLVDYLVAVLGCGVGEVDCDASLSDLGVGSKDAVVLSGELSELVGRSVSPVELWAHPSVNALVGFLCGVESSVVDEGVVGGSVVGSGSDEGLVAVVGVGCRFPGGVSGPEALWRFVCEGLSAVGEVPAGRWDSFGVGSSEAAAALAGTTRWGSFLDDVGGFDAEFFEVSPREAAKMDPQQRLLLEVVYEALEDAGFPVESLRRSLTGVFAGACLGEYGYLASSDLGRVDAYSGTGGALSVIANRVSYFFDWRGPSLTVDTACSSSLVAVHLACQSLRCGDADVALAGGVNVVLSPAVTRSFDVAEALSGSGACHAFDASADGFVRGEGAGVVVLKRLADAVADGDRVLAVVRGSAVNSDGRSNGLMAPNPSAQMAVLRSAYANAGVAGREVDYVEAHGTGTLLGDPIEARALGTVLGRGRDGDSPLLVGAVKSNLGHLEAAAGIAGFIKAVLAVSRAQLPATRGFVDPNPHIPFAELGLKVVDRMTAWPQTGRVRRAGVSSFGFGGTNAHVVLEQAPQSGPGSDAAVGSGAGAGAGSGSGSGAVSTLVVSGKSAQRVSATAAVLAQWLRDGAAEGVGVADVAHTLNHHRSQYPVFATVAAVDREQAVAGLTAVAQGYAAPGVVGPHVGACRAGTVFVFSGQGSQWAGMGRRLLVDEPAFAAAVDELESEFVAAAGFSLRSVLESGQPVVGIERIQPVLVGVQLALARLWAAYGVYPDAVIGHSMGEVSAAVVAGALSAGQGLRVIAVRSALMARLSGQGAMALVELDGAAAEAVIEGFAGVTVAVHASPRQTVIAGPVEQVDEVIAVVEAQDRLARRVEVDVASHNPIVDPILVSLGEQLADLTPRRPQIPVISTTGVADPGFDADYWVANLRRPVLLQQAVRTAAAEHGTFIEISPHPVLTYALSDTLTDTDTHHHTLATLTRHTHEALAFHTNLNATHTTRPPTTPHPPEPHILLPTTPWHHTHHWTPLHPPTPPTSGSAPRPGTLLGAVLTVAATVPTRLWQTRLVPQAKPYPGSHRLHGVEVVPASVLVATVAEAAAECGASALTDLRFEQPVLVDQPRQIQVVADGATLTVSSRPDTDEQGHRWVRHLCADIDAAGEAGGMVDAAVDGQPWDVDGLLDGWGVEGQPFAWSIEALRGRINGVAGLTAEVGLPEDTTVALLDAATHLARLVDRADQRLMVPAGALGVRLGAAPTGGRGVIEVRRSSGAATPSSAGAATGTELVVDIVGKTADGERCFEIRGLRYVDVESGPVAIADGADPRTFVHGIDWRPQPVDAAPTGGSVAVVGGGDAVALQNRLAESGYRHGEPADADHVVYLADTTVDTGIDAAVRMAGEVRDLLRGLDTRDAHRDATLWVLTRGVHRGEAETTLSQSSLWGLAAVAAAEHPDHWGGLLDLPADRPVGDQSAVLAAVLPTRNKTPLVLRDGEVYAPALAPLSGPPEREPVRCRPDAAYLITGGLGALGLLMAAWLVDRGARRLILAGRRGLPARRDWDGADGATGRTISAIRDLERRGVTIDIAAVDVGSREAVAELLDRRDRAGAPPIGGVIHAAGVTENALLTETSDAALRRVLWPKIAAATVLHEVFPPGTLDFLFLTASAGAVFGVPGQGAYAAANAYLDGLARLRRRHGDHTVSLDWVAWQGLGFAADAAIAVDELQRLGSRPVSADEAFAAWEHADCYRVDQVVIAPMPAADPARPASATTPDWSTMSAAELHRELEEGLRAVLARELQMPEADLDSDLPFAELGLNSVMAMAIRREVERFAGIELSATMLWNHPTVAALAEHLGSKLAPADDDSDDAAPTDEDSVLDALFDSVESAS, encoded by the coding sequence ATGACCGCGGCCTCGGGGGAGGAGGCCCTGCGGGGGTGGTTGGTTGATTATTTGGTTGCCGTTTTGGGGTGTGGTGTTGGTGAGGTTGATTGTGATGCGTCTTTGAGTGATCTCGGGGTGGGGTCGAAGGATGCGGTGGTGTTGTCTGGTGAGTTGTCGGAGTTGGTGGGGCGGTCGGTGTCGCCGGTGGAGTTGTGGGCTCATCCGTCGGTGAATGCGTTGGTGGGTTTTTTGTGTGGGGTTGAGTCCTCGGTTGTTGATGAGGGTGTTGTGGGGGGTTCGGTGGTTGGCTCTGGCTCTGATGAGGGGTTGGTTGCTGTGGTGGGGGTGGGGTGTCGTTTTCCGGGTGGGGTGAGTGGTCCGGAGGCGTTGTGGCGTTTTGTGTGTGAGGGTTTGTCGGCGGTTGGTGAGGTTCCTGCTGGGCGGTGGGATTCGTTTGGGGTGGGGTCGTCGGAGGCGGCTGCTGCGTTGGCGGGGACGACGCGGTGGGGGTCGTTTTTGGATGATGTGGGTGGTTTTGATGCGGAGTTTTTTGAGGTGTCGCCGCGGGAGGCGGCGAAGATGGATCCTCAGCAGCGGTTGTTGTTGGAGGTTGTGTATGAGGCGTTGGAGGATGCCGGTTTTCCGGTGGAGTCGTTGCGGCGCAGTTTGACTGGTGTTTTTGCGGGTGCGTGTCTGGGTGAGTATGGGTATTTGGCGTCGTCGGATTTGGGGCGTGTGGATGCGTATTCGGGTACCGGTGGTGCGTTGAGCGTTATTGCTAATCGGGTGTCGTATTTTTTTGATTGGCGGGGGCCGTCGTTGACGGTGGATACGGCGTGTTCGTCGTCGTTGGTTGCGGTGCATTTGGCGTGTCAGAGTCTGCGTTGTGGGGATGCGGATGTGGCGTTGGCCGGTGGTGTGAATGTGGTGTTGTCGCCGGCGGTGACGCGGAGTTTTGATGTGGCTGAGGCGTTGTCGGGGTCGGGGGCGTGTCATGCGTTTGATGCTTCGGCGGATGGGTTTGTGCGTGGTGAGGGTGCTGGGGTGGTGGTGCTCAAGCGGTTGGCTGATGCGGTTGCTGATGGTGATCGGGTGTTGGCGGTGGTGCGTGGGTCGGCGGTGAATTCTGATGGTCGGTCGAATGGGTTGATGGCGCCGAATCCGTCGGCGCAGATGGCGGTGTTGCGTTCGGCGTATGCCAATGCCGGTGTGGCGGGGCGTGAGGTTGATTATGTGGAGGCTCATGGCACGGGCACGTTGTTAGGTGATCCGATTGAGGCTCGGGCGTTGGGCACGGTGTTGGGTCGTGGTCGTGATGGGGATTCGCCGCTTTTGGTGGGGGCGGTGAAGTCGAATCTGGGGCATTTGGAGGCCGCGGCCGGTATTGCGGGGTTCATCAAGGCGGTGTTGGCGGTCTCGCGTGCGCAGTTGCCGGCGACTCGGGGGTTTGTCGATCCGAATCCGCATATTCCGTTTGCGGAGTTGGGGTTGAAGGTGGTTGATCGGATGACGGCGTGGCCGCAGACCGGGCGGGTGCGTCGGGCTGGGGTGTCGTCGTTCGGGTTTGGCGGGACCAATGCTCATGTGGTGTTGGAGCAGGCCCCGCAGTCGGGGCCGGGCTCGGATGCTGCCGTGGGCTCGGGTGCGGGTGCTGGCGCGGGCTCGGGTTCGGGTTCGGGTGCGGTGTCGACGTTGGTGGTTTCGGGTAAGAGTGCTCAGCGGGTGAGTGCGACGGCGGCGGTGTTGGCGCAGTGGCTTCGTGATGGGGCTGCTGAGGGGGTCGGTGTGGCTGATGTGGCGCATACGTTGAACCATCACCGCAGTCAATATCCGGTGTTCGCCACGGTGGCTGCTGTCGATCGTGAGCAGGCTGTCGCCGGGTTGACGGCGGTGGCGCAGGGGTATGCGGCTCCGGGTGTGGTGGGCCCGCATGTCGGGGCGTGCCGGGCGGGCACGGTGTTTGTGTTCTCCGGTCAGGGGTCGCAGTGGGCTGGGATGGGTCGGCGGTTGTTGGTTGATGAGCCGGCGTTTGCTGCGGCGGTTGATGAGTTGGAGTCGGAGTTTGTGGCTGCGGCGGGGTTTTCGTTGCGGTCGGTGTTGGAGTCGGGGCAGCCGGTTGTTGGTATTGAGCGGATTCAGCCGGTGTTGGTGGGTGTGCAGTTGGCGTTGGCGCGGTTGTGGGCTGCCTATGGGGTGTATCCGGATGCGGTGATTGGGCATTCGATGGGGGAGGTGTCGGCTGCGGTGGTGGCCGGGGCGTTGTCGGCGGGTCAGGGGCTGCGGGTGATCGCGGTGCGGTCGGCGTTGATGGCGCGGCTTTCCGGGCAGGGTGCGATGGCGTTGGTGGAGTTGGATGGCGCGGCTGCTGAGGCGGTGATCGAAGGGTTTGCGGGGGTGACGGTGGCGGTGCATGCCTCGCCGCGTCAGACGGTGATCGCCGGGCCTGTTGAGCAGGTCGATGAGGTCATCGCCGTGGTGGAGGCCCAGGACCGGTTGGCGCGTCGTGTCGAGGTGGATGTGGCCAGTCATAACCCGATCGTGGATCCGATTTTGGTGTCGTTGGGTGAGCAGTTGGCTGATCTAACGCCGCGGCGGCCTCAGATCCCGGTGATCAGCACCACCGGTGTGGCCGATCCGGGTTTCGACGCCGACTATTGGGTGGCCAATCTGCGGCGTCCGGTGTTGTTGCAGCAGGCGGTGCGCACCGCGGCCGCCGAGCACGGGACCTTCATCGAGATCAGCCCCCACCCGGTGTTGACCTACGCGCTGAGCGACACCCTCACCGACACCGACACCCACCACCACACCCTGGCCACCCTGACCCGCCACACCCACGAGGCCCTGGCCTTCCACACCAACCTCAACGCCACCCACACCACCCGACCCCCCACCACACCGCACCCACCCGAACCCCACATCCTTCTGCCCACCACCCCCTGGCACCACACCCACCACTGGACCCCCCTACACCCCCCCACCCCACCGACCAGCGGCAGTGCGCCGCGGCCGGGCACCCTGCTGGGGGCGGTGTTGACCGTGGCTGCCACCGTGCCGACGCGGCTGTGGCAGACCCGGCTGGTGCCGCAGGCCAAGCCGTACCCCGGGTCCCACCGGCTGCACGGCGTCGAGGTGGTGCCGGCGTCGGTGCTGGTGGCCACGGTGGCCGAGGCGGCCGCCGAGTGCGGCGCATCGGCGTTGACCGACCTGCGTTTCGAACAGCCCGTGCTGGTCGACCAGCCGCGACAGATCCAGGTCGTCGCCGACGGGGCCACACTGACCGTGTCCTCGCGGCCGGACACCGACGAGCAGGGGCACCGGTGGGTTCGCCATCTGTGCGCCGACATCGACGCCGCGGGCGAGGCCGGCGGCATGGTCGACGCCGCGGTCGACGGCCAGCCGTGGGACGTCGACGGACTCCTCGACGGGTGGGGCGTGGAGGGCCAACCCTTCGCCTGGTCCATCGAGGCGCTGCGCGGCCGGATCAACGGGGTGGCCGGGCTGACCGCCGAGGTCGGGCTGCCGGAGGACACGACGGTGGCACTGCTGGACGCGGCCACCCACCTGGCCCGCCTGGTCGACCGCGCGGACCAACGGCTGATGGTGCCCGCCGGGGCCCTGGGGGTGCGCCTGGGCGCGGCCCCCACCGGAGGCCGCGGCGTGATCGAGGTGCGCCGCAGTTCGGGTGCCGCGACGCCGAGTTCCGCGGGTGCGGCCACCGGCACCGAACTCGTCGTCGACATCGTCGGCAAGACCGCCGACGGTGAGCGGTGCTTCGAGATCCGCGGTCTGCGGTACGTCGATGTGGAGTCCGGGCCCGTCGCCATCGCCGACGGGGCGGATCCGCGCACGTTCGTCCACGGCATCGACTGGCGGCCGCAGCCGGTCGACGCGGCGCCGACCGGCGGTTCGGTGGCCGTCGTCGGCGGCGGTGACGCGGTCGCGTTGCAAAACCGCCTCGCCGAGTCCGGCTACCGCCACGGCGAACCCGCCGACGCCGACCACGTCGTCTACCTCGCCGACACGACCGTCGACACCGGCATCGACGCCGCGGTGCGGATGGCCGGCGAGGTGCGCGACCTACTCCGCGGGCTCGACACCCGCGATGCCCACCGCGACGCCACCCTGTGGGTGCTCACCCGCGGCGTGCACCGCGGGGAGGCGGAAACAACGCTGTCCCAGAGCAGCCTGTGGGGCTTGGCCGCCGTCGCCGCCGCCGAACACCCCGACCACTGGGGCGGGCTGCTCGACCTGCCCGCCGACCGTCCGGTCGGCGACCAGAGCGCCGTGCTGGCGGCCGTGCTGCCCACCCGCAACAAAACCCCCCTGGTGCTGCGCGACGGCGAGGTGTACGCGCCGGCACTGGCGCCGCTGTCCGGGCCCCCGGAGCGCGAACCGGTGCGCTGCCGCCCCGACGCCGCGTATCTCATCACCGGCGGTCTGGGGGCGCTGGGTCTGCTCATGGCCGCGTGGCTGGTCGACCGCGGCGCCCGCCGCCTCATCCTGGCCGGGCGCCGCGGACTGCCCGCCCGCCGCGACTGGGACGGCGCCGACGGCGCGACCGGGCGCACGATCAGCGCCATCCGCGACCTGGAACGTCGCGGTGTCACCATCGACATCGCCGCGGTCGACGTCGGCAGCCGCGAGGCGGTGGCCGAACTGCTCGACCGGCGTGACCGCGCGGGGGCGCCGCCGATCGGCGGCGTCATCCACGCCGCCGGGGTCACCGAGAACGCCCTGCTGACCGAGACCTCCGATGCCGCACTACGGCGGGTGCTGTGGCCGAAGATCGCCGCGGCGACGGTGCTGCACGAGGTGTTCCCGCCCGGGACGCTGGACTTTCTGTTCTTGACCGCCTCGGCCGGAGCCGTGTTCGGGGTTCCCGGCCAGGGCGCCTACGCGGCGGCCAACGCCTACCTCGACGGACTGGCGCGGCTGCGTCGGCGCCACGGCGACCACACCGTGAGCCTGGACTGGGTCGCCTGGCAGGGCCTGGGGTTCGCTGCCGACGCCGCGATCGCCGTCGACGAACTGCAGCGCCTCGGTTCCCGGCCGGTGAGCGCCGACGAAGCGTTCGCCGCCTGGGAACACGCCGATTGCTACCGCGTGGATCAAGTCGTCATCGCCCCCATGCCCGCCGCCGATCCGGCGCGGCCCGCAAGCGCGACCACACCGGACTGGTCGACGATGAGCGCCGCCGAACTCCACCGCGAGCTCGAGGAGGGACTGCGCGCCGTGCTGGCCCGCGAACTCCAGATGCCCGAAGCCGACCTGGACTCGGACCTGCCGTTCGCGGAGCTGGGACTGAATTCGGTGATGGCGATGGCCATCCGGCGCGAAGTGGAACGCTTCGCCGGCATCGAACTCTCGGCCACCATGCTGTGGAACCATCCGACCGTCGCCGCGCTCGCCGAGCACCTGGGCAGCAAACTGGCGCCCGCCGATGACGATTCCGACGACGCCGCACCGACCGACGAGGACAGCGTCCTCGACGCCCTGTTCGACAGCGTGGAGTCGGCATCGTGA
- a CDS encoding flavin-containing monooxygenase yields MEHFDAIVVGAGFGGIGAAIQLKQLGYDNIAILDREDDVGGTWHVNRYPGLTVDVPSTTYSYWFEPNPYWSRLFAPGPELKRYAEHVSDKYDVRRHMRFNTTVAGAHWNADDRLWEVALVGGDRLSAQFLVAATGFLSQPRVPDIPGIDTFAGRTIHAASWDDDYRLQGRRAAIIGTGSTGVQLIPELAKQVGELTVYQRTPIWVLPKLDIGFAPVLQRLFARVPLVQRTIRWFTDTALEFMMVLAMWRFRRFRRVNTAAMQVSKAMRFLSIRDKHLRAQLNPDYDYGCKRPTVSNSYYRTFAKDHVHLETAGIARVEPDGIVTADGRKTHIDTLVLATGFDVWEDNLPAFEVIGRDGCNLGKWWRETRFQAYEGISVPFFPNFLAVAGPYAWLGLSWFNTVECQMRHMNRLFGEMQRRGGDTFEVTEEANNRFLDRMSTLLDDSVFRVGRCGGSRSYWFDPSGDAPLFRPTTVRQTIASQDRFPLSDYAIT; encoded by the coding sequence GTGGAGCACTTCGACGCAATCGTCGTCGGTGCCGGATTCGGGGGAATCGGGGCGGCGATCCAACTCAAGCAACTGGGCTACGACAACATCGCGATCCTCGATCGCGAGGACGACGTGGGGGGGACCTGGCATGTCAACCGATATCCGGGTCTGACCGTCGACGTTCCGTCCACCACGTATTCCTATTGGTTCGAACCGAATCCGTACTGGTCGCGGCTGTTCGCACCGGGACCTGAGCTCAAGCGCTACGCCGAGCACGTCAGCGACAAGTACGATGTGCGCCGGCACATGCGGTTCAACACCACGGTCGCGGGCGCCCACTGGAATGCCGATGACCGCCTGTGGGAGGTCGCCCTGGTGGGCGGCGACCGGTTGAGCGCGCAGTTTCTGGTTGCTGCGACCGGCTTCCTGTCCCAACCGCGAGTCCCGGACATCCCCGGCATCGATACCTTTGCCGGCCGGACGATCCATGCCGCATCCTGGGATGACGACTACCGCCTGCAGGGGCGGCGGGCCGCGATCATCGGCACCGGTTCCACCGGCGTGCAACTGATTCCTGAATTAGCCAAGCAGGTCGGTGAACTCACCGTGTACCAGCGCACCCCGATCTGGGTGCTGCCCAAGCTCGACATCGGCTTCGCCCCGGTGCTGCAGCGACTGTTCGCTCGGGTTCCGCTCGTCCAGCGCACGATACGGTGGTTCACCGACACCGCCTTGGAGTTCATGATGGTGTTGGCGATGTGGCGGTTCCGCCGTTTCCGCCGTGTCAACACCGCCGCCATGCAGGTCTCCAAGGCGATGCGGTTCCTGTCGATTCGCGACAAGCACCTGCGCGCCCAACTCAATCCCGACTACGACTACGGCTGTAAACGTCCGACGGTGTCCAACAGCTATTACCGGACCTTCGCCAAAGACCATGTGCACCTGGAGACCGCCGGGATCGCCCGGGTCGAACCCGACGGGATCGTCACCGCCGACGGCCGCAAGACCCACATCGACACCCTGGTGTTGGCGACCGGCTTCGACGTCTGGGAGGACAACCTCCCGGCGTTCGAAGTGATCGGCAGAGACGGATGCAACCTCGGAAAATGGTGGCGGGAGACCCGGTTTCAAGCCTATGAGGGCATCTCGGTGCCGTTCTTCCCGAATTTCCTCGCCGTCGCCGGGCCCTATGCGTGGCTGGGCCTGTCCTGGTTCAACACCGTCGAGTGCCAGATGCGGCACATGAACAGGTTGTTCGGTGAGATGCAACGGCGCGGCGGCGACACCTTCGAGGTGACCGAGGAGGCCAACAACCGCTTCCTCGACCGGATGTCGACGTTGCTCGACGACTCGGTGTTCCGGGTGGGGCGCTGCGGGGGGTCGCGCTCGTACTGGTTCGACCCGAGTGGGGACGCGCCGTTGTTCCGTCCCACGACGGTGCGTCAGACGATCGCCAGCCAGGACCGGTTCCCGTTGTCCGACTATGCGATAACCTGA
- a CDS encoding DUF1707 SHOCT-like domain-containing protein: MTEIDENRVELRISDADRNGTLRRLHSAVALGLIDIDEFEERSAAVAHARMRPELDALVNDLPGPGAIATSTTDRLELRGWAGSLKRHGEWVVPTRLALVRRMGSVDLDLTRARFAGPVVIIELDMRVGGVDVRLPRGASASIDDVQVYVGSAHDHRKDAATEGSPHVVFTGRIVCGSLDIRGPRRRSRLSRLRRRT; the protein is encoded by the coding sequence ATGACCGAGATCGACGAGAACCGGGTCGAGCTGCGAATCTCCGATGCCGACCGCAACGGAACACTGCGCCGGCTGCACAGCGCGGTGGCCCTGGGACTGATCGACATCGACGAGTTCGAGGAGCGCTCCGCGGCGGTCGCGCACGCGCGGATGCGCCCCGAACTCGATGCCCTGGTCAACGATCTGCCCGGGCCCGGGGCGATCGCCACGTCGACCACCGACCGTTTGGAGTTGCGTGGTTGGGCGGGCTCGCTCAAACGGCACGGGGAGTGGGTGGTGCCCACCCGGCTGGCGCTGGTCCGACGGATGGGCTCGGTGGATCTGGATCTGACCCGGGCGCGGTTCGCCGGCCCGGTCGTCATCATCGAGCTCGATATGCGGGTCGGCGGGGTCGATGTGCGTCTGCCCCGCGGGGCCAGCGCCTCGATCGACGACGTGCAGGTCTACGTCGGCAGCGCCCACGACCACCGCAAGGACGCCGCGACCGAGGGCAGCCCGCACGTGGTGTTCACCGGCCGGATCGTCTGCGGATCGCTGGACATCCGCGGCCCGCGTCGCCGGTCCCGGCTGAGCCGGCTGCGGCGGCGGACCTGA
- the map gene encoding type I methionyl aminopeptidase produces the protein MSVRAPLSPGVVSPTLAVPKSITRPEYVGKATAQEGSEPWVQTPEVIEKMRVASRIAAGALAEAGKAVAVGVTTDELDRVAHAYMIDHGAYPSTLGYKGYPKSCCTSLNEVICHGIPDSTVIADGDIVNIDVTAYFDGVHGDTNATFLAGDVSEEHRLLVERTEQAMMRAIKAVKPGRALSVVGRVIESYANRFGYNVVRDFTGHGIGTTFHNGLVVLHYDQPAVQTIIEPGMTFTIEPMINLGSLEYEIWDDDWTVITADRRWSAQFEHTLVVTDDGAEILTVV, from the coding sequence ATGTCCGTTCGCGCCCCGTTGAGCCCCGGCGTGGTCTCGCCCACGCTGGCGGTGCCCAAGTCCATCACCCGCCCCGAGTACGTGGGCAAAGCCACCGCCCAAGAGGGCAGCGAACCGTGGGTGCAGACCCCCGAGGTCATCGAGAAGATGCGGGTGGCCAGCCGCATCGCCGCCGGGGCGCTCGCCGAGGCCGGCAAGGCCGTGGCGGTCGGGGTGACCACCGACGAGCTGGATCGCGTCGCGCACGCGTACATGATCGATCACGGCGCCTACCCGTCGACCCTGGGCTACAAGGGTTACCCGAAATCCTGCTGCACCTCACTGAATGAGGTGATCTGCCACGGAATCCCGGATTCCACGGTGATCGCTGACGGTGACATCGTGAACATCGACGTGACGGCGTACTTCGACGGCGTGCACGGCGACACCAACGCGACGTTTCTGGCGGGCGACGTCTCCGAGGAGCACCGGTTGCTGGTGGAGCGCACCGAGCAAGCCATGATGCGGGCCATCAAGGCCGTCAAACCCGGCCGTGCACTGTCGGTGGTCGGTCGTGTGATCGAATCCTACGCTAACCGGTTCGGTTACAACGTCGTTCGCGATTTCACCGGCCACGGCATCGGCACCACCTTCCACAACGGCCTGGTGGTTTTGCACTATGACCAGCCGGCCGTCCAGACGATCATCGAACCCGGGATGACCTTCACCATCGAACCGATGATCAACCTGGGTTCGCTGGAGTATGAGATCTGGGACGACGACTGGACCGTCATCACCGCCGACCGCAGATGGTCCGCCCAGTTCGAACACACCCTGGTGGTCACCGACGATGGCGCCGAGATCCTGACGGTGGTCTGA